A DNA window from Zingiber officinale cultivar Zhangliang chromosome 3A, Zo_v1.1, whole genome shotgun sequence contains the following coding sequences:
- the LOC122053194 gene encoding probable cinnamyl alcohol dehydrogenase translates to MGSIIEAEKPVTGWAARDSTGLLSPYAYTLRKTGAEDVVIKVLYCGICHTDLHQARNDLGMSKYPMVPGHEVVGEVVEVGAEVRRFLVGDRVGSGAIVGCCGECRPCRDEVEQYCNKKIWSYNDVYFDGKPTQGGFASAMVVHQKFLVKIPSGLALEQAGPLLCAGVTVYSPLKHFGLTTAGLRGGILGLGGVGHMGVKFAKALGHHVTVISSSDRKRAEAVDHLGADAYLVSSDEAAMAAAADTFDYIIDTVPVHHPLEPYLALLKLDGKLVLMGVINQPLQFLTPMIMLGRKSITGSFIGSMKETEEMLAFCVEKGLSSTIEVVKMEYVNEAFKRLERNDVRYRFVIDVAGSNLDASGGAELH, encoded by the exons ATGGGCAGCATTATCGAGGCTGAGAAGCCAGTCACCGGATGGGCGGCGAGGGACTCCACCGGACTGCTCTCGCCCTACGCCTACACCCTGAGGAAGACGGGAGCGGAGGATGTGGTGATCAAGGTGCTCTACTGCGGCATTTGCCACACCGACCTCCACCAGGCCAGGAATGACCTCGGCATGTCCAAGTATCCCATGGTTCCGGG GCATGAGGTCGTCGGGGAGGTGGTGGAGGTGGGGGCGGAGGTGAGGCGGTTTCTGGTCGGCGACCGCGTCGGATCCGGCGCCATAGTGGGGTGCTGCGGCGAGTGCCGGCCGTGCAGGGACGAGGTGGAGCAGTACTGCAACAAGAAGATCTGGTCCTACAACGACGTTTACTTCGACGGCAAGCCGACGCAGGGCGGCTTCGCCTCCGCCATGGTCGTCCACCAAAA ATTCTTGGTTAAGATTCCGTCGGGCTTGGCTTTGGAGCAAGCGGGGCCGCTCCTCTGCGCCGGCGTCACGGTCTACAGCCCGCTGAAGCACTTCGGCCTCACGACCGCCGGCCTCCGGGGCGGGATCCTCGGACTGGGCGGCGTCGGCCACATGGGCGTCAAGTTCGCCAAGGCGCTCGGCCACCACGTCACCGTCATCAGCTCCTCCGACCGGAAGCGCGCCGAGGCCGTCGACCACCTCGGCGCCGACGCGTACCTCGTCAGCTCCGACGAGGCAGCCATGGCCGCCGCCGCCGACACCTTCGACTACATCATCGACACCGTGCCGGTGCACCACCCGTTGGAGCCGTACCTGGCGCTGCTGAAACTCGACGGCAAGCTGGTGCTCATGGGCGTCATCAACCAACCGCTCCAGTTCCTCACTCCCATGATCATGCTAG GGAGGAAGTCGATCACGGGGAGTTTTATCGGGAGCATGAAGGAGACGGAGGAGATGCTGGCGTTCTGCGTGGAGAAGGGGCTGAGCTCCACCATCGAGGTGGTGAAGATGGAGTACGTCAACGAAGCGTTCAAAAGGCTGGAGCGCAACGACGTCAGATATCGCTTCGTCATCGATGTCGCCGGAAGCAATCTCGATGCCTCCGGTGGCGCAGAACTGCACTGA